A window of Streptomyces sp. DG1A-41 contains these coding sequences:
- a CDS encoding secondary thiamine-phosphate synthase enzyme YjbQ: protein MSDVFTTRVLNVSTGSTERVVDITGDCESFLREAAAGRDGLLNVFVPHATAGIAVLETGAGSDDDLLAALHTLLPADDRWQHRHGSPGHGRDHVLPALVPPHATLPVLGGRLELGTWQSVCLVDTNKDNPQRKVRLSFLG, encoded by the coding sequence ATGTCAGATGTCTTCACCACCCGAGTTCTGAACGTCAGCACCGGTTCCACGGAGAGGGTCGTCGACATCACCGGCGACTGCGAGTCCTTCCTGCGGGAGGCGGCGGCCGGGCGTGACGGCCTACTCAATGTCTTCGTCCCGCACGCGACGGCCGGAATCGCCGTTCTCGAGACCGGCGCCGGCAGCGACGACGACCTTCTGGCCGCACTGCACACCCTGCTGCCCGCCGACGACCGCTGGCAGCACCGGCACGGCAGTCCCGGCCACGGCCGCGACCACGTCCTGCCGGCCCTCGTCCCGCCGCACGCGACCCTGCCGGTGCTGGGCGGCCGGCTGGAGCTCGGGACGTGGCAGTCGGTGTGCCTCGTGGACACGAACAAGGACAACCCGCAGCGCAAGGTGCGGCTGAGTTTCCTGGGGTGA
- a CDS encoding NAD(P)-binding domain-containing protein yields MNNTREVEVVVIGAGQAGLASAYHLRRSGFEPDRDFVVLDHSPGPGGAWQFRWPSLTYGKVHGMHALPGMELTDADPARPSAEVISDYFNRYERAFDLRVRRPVDVLAVREGPGGRLRVETPEGVWSTRALINATGTWDRPFWPRYPGQETFRGRQLHTAQYPGPEEFAGQRVVVVGGGASGTQHLLEIASYAAATTWVTRRPPVFREGPFDENAGRAAVALVEERVRQGLPPRSVVSVTGLPLNDAIRQGIEDGVLDRQPMFDRITPTGVDWRDGRHVDADVVLWATGFRAAIDHLAPLRLREPGGGIRLEGTRAVADPRVHLVGYGPSASTIGANRAGRAAVRDIRRLLARERVAA; encoded by the coding sequence GTGAACAACACACGCGAGGTCGAGGTAGTCGTCATAGGTGCCGGCCAGGCCGGTCTGGCCAGCGCCTATCACCTGCGGCGGTCCGGTTTCGAGCCGGACCGCGACTTCGTCGTGCTGGACCACTCCCCCGGTCCCGGCGGCGCCTGGCAGTTCCGCTGGCCGTCGCTGACGTACGGCAAGGTGCACGGAATGCACGCGCTGCCGGGGATGGAACTCACGGACGCGGATCCGGCCCGGCCGTCCGCCGAGGTGATCAGCGACTACTTCAACCGGTACGAGCGGGCCTTCGACCTGCGGGTGCGCCGCCCCGTCGACGTGCTGGCCGTGCGCGAGGGACCCGGCGGGCGGCTGCGCGTGGAGACCCCGGAGGGCGTGTGGTCGACGCGGGCGCTGATCAACGCGACCGGCACCTGGGACCGGCCGTTCTGGCCGCGCTATCCGGGCCAGGAGACTTTCCGGGGGCGGCAGTTGCACACCGCGCAGTACCCCGGGCCGGAGGAGTTCGCGGGGCAGCGGGTCGTCGTGGTGGGCGGGGGCGCCTCGGGCACGCAGCACCTGCTGGAGATCGCCTCGTACGCGGCGGCCACCACCTGGGTGACCCGGCGTCCGCCCGTCTTCCGGGAGGGCCCCTTCGACGAGAACGCGGGCCGGGCGGCCGTCGCGCTCGTCGAGGAACGGGTACGGCAGGGGCTGCCGCCCAGAAGCGTCGTCTCGGTCACCGGGCTGCCGCTCAACGACGCGATCCGGCAGGGCATCGAGGACGGGGTGCTCGACCGGCAGCCGATGTTCGACCGCATCACGCCCACGGGAGTGGACTGGCGGGACGGGCGGCACGTCGACGCGGACGTCGTCCTGTGGGCCACCGGTTTCCGGGCCGCCATCGACCATCTCGCCCCGCTCAGGCTGCGCGAGCCGGGCGGCGGCATCCGTCTGGAGGGCACGCGCGCGGTCGCGGACCCGCGCGTCCACCTCGTCGGCTACGGACCGTCGGCCAGCACCATCGGCGCCAACCGCGCCGGCCGCGCGGCCGTACGGGACATCAGGCGACTGCTGGCGCGGGAGCGGGTCGCCGCGTAA
- the mltG gene encoding endolytic transglycosylase MltG — MQKNTPPRSTIRLTRRGRIALVATGAVVVGTAVAVPLLTLGPEEDGRPTTLVIPEGWRASQVYAAVDKALALPAGSTKKSLAKAVLKLPNDAEGNPEGYLFPATYPLQEKTTPEKLLALMVDTANEKFNGAPIAAGAQRNAMNVYQAVTIASIVQAEAATRADMGKVARVVFNRLERGMPLQMDSTINYALGRSTLRTTANDTRIDSPYNSYQRMGLPPTPIDNPGEEAMRAAINPPPGDWLYFVTVRPGDTRFTADYGEHQRNVAEFNAQRKAAGAQAAG; from the coding sequence ATGCAGAAGAACACTCCGCCACGGAGCACGATTCGACTGACGCGCCGGGGCCGGATCGCCCTCGTCGCGACCGGAGCCGTCGTGGTCGGTACCGCCGTGGCGGTGCCGCTGCTGACCCTGGGGCCCGAGGAGGACGGCCGGCCCACGACCCTGGTGATCCCGGAGGGCTGGCGCGCGAGCCAGGTCTACGCGGCCGTCGACAAGGCCCTCGCCCTGCCCGCGGGCAGCACGAAGAAGTCCCTGGCGAAGGCGGTGCTGAAACTGCCGAACGACGCCGAGGGCAACCCGGAGGGCTATCTCTTCCCGGCGACCTATCCGCTCCAGGAGAAGACGACTCCGGAGAAGCTCCTGGCGCTGATGGTCGACACCGCGAACGAGAAGTTCAACGGCGCGCCCATCGCCGCGGGGGCGCAGCGCAACGCCATGAACGTCTATCAGGCCGTCACCATCGCGAGCATCGTCCAGGCGGAGGCGGCCACCAGGGCCGACATGGGCAAGGTCGCCCGGGTCGTCTTCAATCGCCTCGAACGCGGCATGCCGCTCCAGATGGACTCCACCATCAATTACGCGCTGGGCCGCTCCACTCTGCGGACGACGGCGAATGACACGAGGATCGACAGCCCCTACAACTCGTACCAGCGCATGGGCCTGCCGCCCACGCCGATCGACAACCCCGGCGAGGAGGCGATGCGCGCCGCCATCAACCCGCCCCCGGGCGACTGGCTGTACTTCGTCACGGTCCGCCCGGGCGACACACGCTTCACCGCCGACTACGGCGAACACCAGCGCAACGTCGCCGAGTTCAACGCCCAGAGGAAGGCCGCCGGGGCGCAGGCGGCCGGGTGA
- a CDS encoding ABC transporter ATP-binding protein, with product MHPDHEAPWTAPADSKEQPRQVRRILRLFRPYRGRLAIVGLLVGASSLVSVATPFLLKEILDVAIPQGRTGLLSLLALGMILSAVLTSVFGVLQTLISTTVGQRVMHDLRTAVYGRLQRMSLAFFTRTRTGEVQSRIANDVGGMQATVTSTATSLVSNLTSVVATIAAMVVLDWRLTVVSLLLLPVFVWISRRVGNERRKITTQRQKQMAAMAATVTESLSVSGILLGRTMGRSDSLTKSFAGESEELVDLEVRSNMAGRWRMAVITIVMAALPAVIYWTAGMALQLGGPRVSIGTIVAFVSLQQGLFRPAVSLLSTGVQIQTSLALFQRIFEYLDLPIDITERADPVRLDRVKGEVRFENVSFGYDDKGGPVLDGIDLTVPAGGSLAIVGPTGAGKSTFGYLVPRLYDVTGGRVTLDGVDVRDLDFDTLARAVGVVSQETYLFHASVADNLRFAKPDATDEELYQAAKAAQIHDHIAALPDGYDTVVGERGHRFSGGEKQRLAIARTILRDPPVLILDEATSALDTRTEAAVQDAIDALSADRTTLTIAHRLSTVRGADQIVVLDSGRAVELGTHEELLERHGRYAALVRRDAQLEPTR from the coding sequence ATGCACCCCGACCACGAAGCCCCCTGGACCGCACCCGCCGACTCGAAGGAACAGCCCCGGCAGGTCCGCCGCATCCTCAGACTCTTCCGCCCCTACCGGGGCCGCCTCGCGATCGTCGGCCTGCTCGTCGGCGCCTCGTCGCTGGTCTCGGTCGCCACGCCCTTCCTGCTGAAGGAGATCCTCGACGTCGCGATCCCCCAGGGGCGTACGGGCCTGCTCAGCCTGCTCGCCCTCGGCATGATCCTCAGCGCCGTCCTCACCAGCGTCTTCGGCGTCCTCCAGACCCTGATCTCGACGACGGTCGGCCAGCGCGTCATGCACGACCTGCGCACCGCCGTCTACGGCCGGCTCCAGCGCATGTCCCTCGCGTTCTTCACGCGCACGCGCACGGGCGAGGTGCAGTCCCGCATCGCCAACGACGTCGGCGGCATGCAGGCCACCGTCACCTCCACCGCCACGTCCCTGGTCTCCAACCTCACCAGCGTGGTCGCCACGATCGCCGCGATGGTGGTCCTCGACTGGCGCCTGACCGTCGTCTCGCTGCTGTTGCTGCCGGTGTTCGTGTGGATCAGCCGCCGCGTCGGCAACGAACGCCGGAAGATCACCACCCAGCGCCAGAAGCAGATGGCCGCCATGGCCGCCACGGTCACCGAGTCGCTCTCCGTCAGCGGCATCCTGCTCGGCCGCACGATGGGCCGCTCCGACTCGCTGACGAAGTCCTTCGCCGGGGAGTCCGAGGAACTCGTCGACCTGGAGGTGCGGTCGAACATGGCGGGCCGCTGGCGCATGGCCGTCATCACGATCGTCATGGCCGCCCTGCCCGCCGTCATCTACTGGACCGCCGGCATGGCCCTCCAGCTGGGCGGCCCCCGTGTCTCCATCGGCACGATCGTCGCCTTCGTCTCGCTCCAGCAGGGCCTGTTCCGTCCGGCCGTGAGCCTGCTGTCGACCGGTGTGCAGATCCAGACCTCGCTCGCCCTCTTCCAGCGCATCTTCGAGTACCTCGACCTGCCGATCGACATCACCGAGCGCGCGGACCCGGTCCGCCTCGACCGGGTCAAGGGCGAGGTCCGCTTCGAGAACGTCTCCTTCGGCTACGACGACAAGGGCGGCCCGGTCCTGGACGGCATCGACCTCACCGTCCCGGCCGGCGGCAGCCTCGCGATCGTCGGACCCACCGGCGCCGGCAAGTCCACGTTCGGCTATCTGGTGCCCCGCCTCTACGACGTGACGGGCGGCCGCGTCACCCTCGACGGGGTCGACGTCCGCGACCTCGACTTCGACACCCTGGCGCGCGCGGTCGGCGTCGTCTCGCAGGAGACGTACCTCTTCCACGCCTCGGTCGCCGACAACCTGCGCTTCGCCAAGCCCGACGCCACCGACGAGGAGCTCTACCAGGCGGCGAAGGCGGCGCAGATCCACGACCACATCGCCGCACTGCCCGACGGCTACGACACCGTCGTCGGGGAGCGCGGTCACCGTTTCTCCGGCGGCGAGAAGCAGCGCCTGGCCATCGCCCGGACCATCCTGCGCGACCCGCCGGTCCTCATCCTCGACGAGGCCACCAGCGCCCTGGACACCCGGACCGAGGCCGCCGTGCAGGACGCCATCGACGCGCTGTCGGCCGACCGCACCACGCTCACCATCGCCCACCGGCTGTCCACCGTCCGGGGCGCCGACCAGATCGTGGTCCTCGACTCGGGGCGCGCGGTCGAACTCGGTACGCACGAGGAACTGCTGGAGCGGCACGGCCGGTACGCGGCGCTCGTACGCCGGGACGCCCAACTGGAACCGACAAGATGA
- a CDS encoding MarR family transcriptional regulator: protein MNSPDSDGLLAEQLLRLTRRVHRIQKRHLEHRDLGITPAQSRLLRTLAHWGTPPRMADLAERLEVVPRAVTTLVDGLEASGKVRRAPDPVNRRVIRIELTDDGRSALRELRAARRSAAEEILAPLTEEQREALGGLLNTLIDGTPVRQC from the coding sequence ATGAACTCCCCCGACTCCGACGGCCTGCTCGCCGAGCAGTTGCTGCGGCTCACCCGCCGGGTGCACCGCATCCAGAAGCGCCATCTGGAGCATCGCGACCTCGGCATCACACCAGCACAGTCCCGGCTGCTGCGCACCCTCGCGCACTGGGGTACGCCGCCGCGCATGGCCGACCTGGCCGAGCGCCTGGAGGTGGTGCCGCGGGCCGTGACGACGCTGGTCGACGGGCTGGAGGCGAGCGGCAAGGTGCGGCGGGCCCCGGACCCGGTGAACCGGCGGGTGATCCGCATCGAGCTCACGGACGACGGCCGGAGCGCGCTGCGCGAGCTGCGGGCGGCGCGCAGGTCGGCCGCGGAGGAAATCCTCGCCCCGCTGACGGAGGAACAGCGCGAGGCGCTCGGGGGGTTGCTGAACACGCTGATCGACGGCACGCCGGTGCGGCAGTGCTGA
- a CDS encoding cation:dicarboxylase symporter family transporter, whose amino-acid sequence MPPSVPSLPWRVARTLRTSLFAQVLCALVLGIVVGKLWPDTATAFQPLGDGFTRLIKTVISPLVFCVVVVGIAKAGDLKAFGRIGVKALVWFEVASTAALVIGLVAANVVGPGKGMNVDPSSLNAAAVDQTTGGGHLPSTTEFVLNALPESFVGAFAENELLQVLILACLVGAALLHLGHTKVPKILPAIDQAQEVIFTVVGFIMRLAPIAVFGAMAHLVGNYGLGVMKTYAKLIVLCYLAAALFIALLAVALRMVTGLSLWKFLRYIREEMLLALGTASTESVMPRVMQKLRRAGARDDAVGLVLPTGYSFNLDGASLYLSIGTLFIAQAVGVDLSLGQQITVVLVLMLTSKGMAGIPGSAFLALSATASSLGAIPAGAVALLLGVDRIMDSMRVVTNLLGNCVAVFAVSRWEGALDIERAKKTLDGEDSPAPDDGVEDDGGESVGAEPLAPGIPTQKSKEPASEAS is encoded by the coding sequence GTGCCACCGTCCGTACCGTCCCTGCCGTGGCGCGTCGCACGCACCCTGCGTACCTCACTGTTCGCGCAAGTCCTTTGCGCGCTCGTCCTCGGAATCGTCGTCGGGAAGCTGTGGCCGGATACGGCCACAGCTTTCCAGCCGCTCGGTGACGGTTTCACCCGGCTCATCAAGACGGTGATCTCGCCCCTCGTGTTCTGCGTGGTCGTCGTCGGCATCGCCAAGGCCGGTGACCTGAAGGCGTTCGGCCGGATCGGGGTCAAGGCCCTCGTCTGGTTCGAGGTCGCCTCCACCGCCGCCCTGGTCATCGGCCTCGTCGCCGCCAACGTCGTCGGGCCCGGCAAGGGCATGAACGTCGACCCCTCCTCGCTGAACGCCGCCGCGGTGGACCAGACGACGGGCGGTGGCCATCTGCCCTCGACGACCGAGTTCGTCCTCAACGCGCTGCCCGAAAGCTTCGTCGGCGCCTTCGCCGAGAACGAACTGCTCCAAGTCCTCATCCTGGCCTGCCTGGTGGGCGCCGCCCTGCTGCACCTCGGGCACACCAAGGTGCCGAAGATCCTGCCCGCCATCGACCAGGCCCAGGAAGTGATCTTCACGGTCGTCGGCTTCATCATGCGGCTCGCCCCGATCGCGGTGTTCGGCGCGATGGCCCACCTGGTCGGCAACTACGGGCTGGGCGTGATGAAGACGTACGCCAAGCTCATCGTGCTCTGCTACCTGGCGGCCGCGCTGTTCATCGCGCTGCTGGCCGTCGCCCTGCGGATGGTGACCGGGCTCAGCCTCTGGAAGTTCCTGCGCTACATCCGCGAGGAGATGCTGCTCGCGCTCGGCACCGCCTCCACCGAGTCGGTCATGCCGCGCGTGATGCAGAAGCTGCGCCGGGCCGGTGCCCGCGACGACGCCGTGGGCCTGGTGCTGCCCACGGGCTACTCCTTCAACCTCGACGGCGCCTCGCTCTACCTGTCCATCGGCACGCTCTTCATCGCCCAGGCCGTGGGCGTGGACCTGAGCCTGGGCCAGCAGATCACCGTGGTCCTGGTGCTGATGCTGACCAGCAAGGGCATGGCGGGCATCCCCGGTTCGGCGTTCCTCGCCCTGTCCGCGACCGCCTCGTCCCTGGGGGCCATTCCGGCCGGAGCCGTCGCCCTGCTGCTGGGCGTGGACCGCATCATGGACTCGATGCGCGTCGTCACGAACCTGCTCGGCAACTGCGTCGCCGTGTTCGCGGTCTCCCGCTGGGAGGGTGCGCTGGACATCGAGCGGGCGAAGAAGACGCTCGACGGGGAGGACTCGCCCGCACCGGACGACGGTGTCGAGGACGACGGAGGCGAGAGCGTCGGTGCCGAACCTCTGGCCCCAGGCATCCCCACCCAGAAGTCCAAGGAACCCGCCAGCGAGGCCAGTTGA
- a CDS encoding peptide-N4-asparagine amidase, whose protein sequence is MKRRIVMSMLAGATLLASTLLGTGPARAADVPAEFGTDWHDPVTAAPPVTKPGGNSCEVTVAQAQFRDFTPYRGTYAPPGDCGERWSKVVLRLDGKVKGRQYDRLGYLHVGGVEIFRTSTPQPSPDGIEWSVEKDVTRYSDTFRSRQDVEMLIGNVVDDTYTGVLDVKVTLTFHQGRPDGRSPDRVLTLDHGADGATTLTTPRNSERVVAEVYATGSGGGCEEYWYLTVPDPAPYSCKAGQGPYREVQIRVDGRLAGIAAPFPTVWTGGWSNPFLWYVIPGPRAFDIKPITYDLTPFAGLLNDGRPHRVEVSVVGVPEGQTGWSAPVNVLVWQDEQRAHVPGKLTVHKTEDLANSSSYTPGSEHRVDTEGAHRLTVAGYLDTSHGRVTTTVGRSLANTSEHRWADGETTDALEAAWTDDESVTVDGRGPAHTTRTHRTYTMDGTTTLGAGDRLRTVLTLGDRATAVETRGGRRTAWSRLDDSYTGDATYTANAPRNERHAVGTTSERYRLHGSHVGCYDRTLTTVQGVLTGDRRRC, encoded by the coding sequence ATGAAGAGACGGATCGTCATGTCCATGCTTGCGGGAGCGACCCTCCTGGCGAGCACCCTCCTCGGGACCGGTCCCGCCCGCGCGGCCGACGTCCCCGCCGAGTTCGGCACCGACTGGCACGACCCGGTCACGGCCGCCCCGCCCGTCACGAAGCCGGGCGGCAACTCCTGCGAAGTCACCGTCGCCCAGGCCCAGTTCCGCGACTTCACCCCGTACCGGGGCACGTACGCCCCGCCCGGCGACTGCGGCGAACGCTGGAGCAAGGTGGTGCTGCGGCTCGACGGCAAGGTCAAGGGACGCCAGTACGACCGGCTCGGCTACCTCCACGTCGGCGGGGTCGAGATCTTCCGTACGTCGACACCGCAGCCCTCGCCCGACGGCATCGAGTGGTCGGTGGAGAAGGACGTCACCCGCTACAGCGACACCTTCCGCAGCCGCCAGGACGTCGAGATGCTCATCGGGAACGTCGTCGACGACACCTACACGGGCGTCCTCGACGTCAAGGTCACGCTGACGTTCCACCAGGGCCGCCCCGACGGCAGGAGCCCCGACCGGGTCCTCACCCTCGACCACGGGGCCGACGGCGCGACCACCCTCACCACCCCGCGCAACAGCGAACGCGTCGTCGCCGAGGTGTACGCCACCGGCTCCGGTGGCGGCTGTGAGGAGTACTGGTACCTGACGGTGCCCGACCCGGCGCCGTACTCCTGCAAGGCGGGCCAAGGCCCCTACCGCGAGGTGCAGATCCGCGTGGACGGCCGGCTCGCGGGCATCGCCGCACCGTTCCCCACCGTGTGGACCGGCGGCTGGTCCAACCCGTTCCTCTGGTACGTGATCCCGGGCCCGCGCGCCTTCGACATCAAGCCGATCACCTACGACCTCACCCCCTTCGCCGGGCTCCTCAACGACGGCCGCCCGCACCGCGTCGAGGTCTCGGTCGTCGGCGTCCCCGAGGGGCAGACCGGCTGGAGCGCCCCCGTGAACGTCCTCGTCTGGCAGGACGAGCAGCGCGCCCACGTTCCCGGGAAGCTCACCGTGCACAAGACGGAGGACCTCGCCAACTCCTCTTCGTATACGCCCGGTTCGGAGCACCGGGTCGACACCGAGGGCGCCCACCGGCTGACCGTCGCCGGATACCTCGACACCTCGCACGGCCGCGTCACGACCACCGTCGGCCGCTCACTGGCCAACACCTCGGAGCACCGCTGGGCGGACGGCGAGACGACCGACGCCCTCGAGGCCGCCTGGACCGACGACGAGTCGGTGACCGTCGACGGACGCGGACCGGCCCACACCACCCGCACGCACCGGACCTACACGATGGACGGCACGACCACCCTCGGCGCCGGCGACCGGCTGCGCACCGTGCTGACCCTCGGCGACCGCGCCACGGCCGTCGAGACGCGCGGCGGCCGTCGTACGGCGTGGTCACGGCTCGACGACTCCTACACGGGCGACGCCACCTACACGGCGAACGCGCCCCGCAACGAGCGGCACGCGGTCGGCACGACGAGCGAGCGCTACCGGCTCCACGGCTCGCACGTCGGCTGCTACGACCGCACGCTGACCACCGTGCAGGGGGTGCTCACGGGGGACCGCCGCCGTTGCTGA
- a CDS encoding ABC transporter ATP-binding protein — protein MQIQDLPYPDPGVPDARSGPRFLWWLFRNQLSGQLKSLAWGLLHFASVAALPFCVGVAVQAVVDRSGGRLALAGGLLALACVGNAVGDTFLHRTAVTNWITAAARVQQLLARKAAQLGSALTRRVAAGEVVAVSTGDVEKIGWFVEAWSRFTAALATTVLVCAALLVYQPALGVVVAVGLPVLALAVLPLLPRATRRADVQREKAGRATELASDTVAGLRVLRGIGGEELFLDRYRRASQEVRHAAVRSARMWSLISAIQVLLPGLLLIAVVWYGVHLARQGRITVGELVTVYSSVMVLTYPLRHFEEIAMAYSFSRPSARRAAGVLALERATDTAGSRVAGLPSGDLYDPDTGLLANAGLFTAVVCGDPDAAGRLAERLGGHPSQEGTSVLLGGVPLDELPLECARTAVLVQDKDPVLLSGSLRELLDVPASGAVEPRAALAAAQCDDVLAALVQGSVDAADPMDARITERGRSLSGGQRQRLALARSLITDPEVLVLDEPTSAVDSHTEARIAQGVRELRAGRTTVVFTSSPLLLDRADRVVFLHDGKVAATGTHRELVHTEPRYRAVVTRETDEEVALTGSVALKDVLHELQEIEEKA, from the coding sequence ATGCAGATTCAAGACCTTCCGTACCCCGACCCGGGCGTGCCGGACGCGCGTTCGGGTCCCCGATTCCTGTGGTGGCTCTTCCGGAATCAGCTGAGCGGGCAGCTCAAGTCGCTGGCCTGGGGGCTGCTGCACTTCGCCTCCGTCGCCGCGCTGCCGTTCTGCGTCGGTGTCGCCGTACAGGCCGTCGTCGACCGCTCCGGCGGGCGACTCGCCCTGGCGGGCGGCCTGCTGGCGCTGGCCTGCGTCGGCAACGCCGTCGGCGACACCTTCCTGCACCGCACCGCCGTCACCAACTGGATCACGGCGGCCGCCCGCGTCCAGCAGCTGCTCGCCCGCAAGGCCGCCCAGTTGGGCTCGGCGCTGACCCGGCGCGTCGCGGCCGGTGAGGTCGTGGCGGTCTCCACGGGTGACGTCGAGAAGATCGGCTGGTTCGTGGAGGCCTGGTCGCGGTTCACCGCGGCCCTGGCCACCACCGTGCTGGTCTGCGCCGCTCTGCTCGTCTACCAGCCCGCGCTCGGCGTGGTCGTCGCCGTGGGTCTGCCCGTGCTGGCGCTCGCCGTGCTGCCCCTGCTGCCCCGCGCCACCCGGCGTGCCGACGTCCAGCGCGAGAAAGCCGGACGCGCCACCGAACTCGCCTCGGACACCGTCGCCGGTCTGCGCGTGCTGCGCGGCATCGGCGGTGAGGAACTGTTCCTCGACCGCTACCGCCGCGCCTCCCAGGAGGTCCGGCACGCGGCGGTGCGCAGCGCCCGGATGTGGTCCCTGATCTCCGCGATCCAGGTCCTGCTGCCGGGACTGCTGCTCATCGCCGTCGTCTGGTACGGCGTGCACCTGGCGCGCCAGGGCCGGATCACCGTCGGCGAACTGGTCACCGTCTACAGCTCGGTGATGGTCCTCACCTATCCGCTGCGGCACTTCGAGGAGATCGCCATGGCGTACTCCTTCTCCCGGCCGTCCGCCAGACGGGCCGCGGGCGTGCTGGCGCTGGAGCGGGCCACGGACACCGCCGGGTCGCGCGTGGCCGGCCTCCCCTCCGGAGACCTGTACGACCCGGACACCGGGCTGCTCGCGAACGCCGGCCTGTTCACCGCCGTGGTGTGCGGCGACCCGGACGCGGCGGGCCGGCTGGCGGAGCGGCTGGGCGGGCACCCGTCGCAGGAGGGCACCTCGGTGCTGCTGGGCGGCGTGCCGCTCGACGAACTCCCGCTGGAGTGTGCCCGTACGGCCGTCCTCGTCCAGGACAAGGACCCGGTGCTGCTGTCCGGCTCGCTGCGCGAACTGCTGGACGTACCCGCGTCGGGCGCTGTCGAACCGCGGGCGGCGCTGGCCGCCGCGCAGTGCGACGACGTGCTGGCGGCGCTGGTGCAGGGCTCGGTGGACGCCGCCGACCCCATGGACGCCCGGATCACCGAACGCGGGCGGTCCCTGTCCGGCGGCCAGCGCCAGCGGCTCGCGCTCGCCCGGTCGCTGATCACCGACCCGGAAGTGCTCGTCCTGGACGAGCCGACCTCGGCCGTCGACTCGCACACCGAGGCACGGATCGCGCAGGGCGTGCGGGAGCTGCGCGCGGGGCGCACGACCGTGGTGTTCACCTCCTCGCCGCTGCTGCTGGACCGCGCCGACCGGGTCGTGTTCCTGCACGACGGCAAGGTCGCGGCGACCGGCACCCACCGCGAACTGGTGCACACCGAGCCCCGCTACCGGGCGGTCGTCACCCGCGAGACGGACGAGGAGGTCGCGTTGACCGGTTCCGTCGCCCTGAAGGACGTACTGCACGAACTGCAAGAGATCGAGGAGAAGGCATGA